GCTGACGGTATGCATAGTCGTCTGGAAAGTTACACCTCTCTTTGCAGAATGGATCAGCTCTGCATCATCTCTGCTTTTCCAGTCTGAGATCCTGTCCTCGAACTCTCTCGTGTTGGAGCTAGGGTGTGGCATCTCAGCACTGGTCGGCCTGTGCCTGGGGCCTCGTGTCAAGGGCTACGTCTTGACCGATCAGCCTTATGTCGCCAAGTTTGTAGAGCAAAACGTTGCCGAAAATGCTCAcatctcagcctcctccactGGCAAAGGAAAGGCAAAAGGGAAGAAAACAAAGGCAACGGCGGCCAGTCACTCAAAAGACAACAATGTCGTCTTTACTCCCTTGGATTGGGAAACAGATGAAGCGACGCCCTCTCTTCTGACCGACCTGCCAGACACAGCAGGAAGAAAGAGCTTCGATGCTATCATTGCATGTGACTGCATCTACAACGAAGCGCTCATCGACCCGCTCGTGTCTACATGCGCTGATATCTGCCGGCTGAGAACTCAAGAGTCTGACACCGAGGCAGATCCCACCATCTGTGTGATTGCGCAGCAGCTGAGGGACGATCAAGTCTTTGAAGGATGGCTCGCGAGATTTATGGAGTCTTTTCACACATGGAGAGCTCCTGATGAGTTGTTGCCAAATGGGTTGAAGCCGA
The window above is part of the Podospora bellae-mahoneyi strain CBS 112042 chromosome 3, whole genome shotgun sequence genome. Proteins encoded here:
- the RKM5 gene encoding Ribosomal protein lysine methyltransferase (COG:F; EggNog:ENOG503NYZD), with translation MKLEKLLQALGQQPIESSEEVCQLTRLLCRQLETFELFAQELPSQNLGFVDSKASTVELTIAGRDLTIHQSPGVLSSNRAGGTTGAVVWKVTPLFAEWISSASSLLFQSEILSSNSLVLELGCGISALVGLCLGPRVKGYVLTDQPYVAKFVEQNVAENAHISASSTGKGKAKGKKTKATAASHSKDNNVVFTPLDWETDEATPSLLTDLPDTAGRKSFDAIIACDCIYNEALIDPLVSTCADICRLRTQESDTEADPTICVIAQQLRDDQVFEGWLARFMESFHTWRAPDELLPNGLKPSSGFVVHIGILKEAYTP